The Nakamurella alba genome has a window encoding:
- a CDS encoding PfkB family carbohydrate kinase yields MPTIAVVGEVVADAVLPANGIVDGAAHLTVHPGGGPANTAVALSRLGTTARFAGRLSVGALGALCRAKLEESGVDLSASEAATEPATLAIARLDDGGAASYEFYTAGTADWAWTDASLAPLIDGPFGDGPAPVAIHTGTLALALQPSGMVIERLLQRARERMTVSVDPNLRTLLVPVETYRAVIDRWASLADIVRLSEDDLEQLWPGWTPEQAAVHLHQQGVPLAVISLGAAGAFASLRGETVRVPIAPTTLVDTVGAGDSFHGGLLHHLAGAGLLGGRLGELTIESLHEALTFASRVSAITCSRAGANPPWANEL; encoded by the coding sequence ATGCCCACCATCGCCGTCGTCGGAGAGGTGGTGGCCGATGCCGTGCTGCCCGCGAACGGGATCGTCGACGGCGCCGCCCATCTCACGGTCCACCCGGGCGGCGGCCCGGCCAACACGGCGGTCGCGCTGTCCCGGCTCGGCACCACCGCCCGCTTCGCCGGGCGGCTGTCGGTGGGCGCGCTGGGCGCCCTCTGCCGGGCGAAGCTCGAGGAGTCCGGGGTCGACCTGTCCGCCTCCGAGGCGGCCACCGAGCCGGCCACCCTGGCGATCGCCCGGCTCGACGACGGCGGCGCGGCGAGCTACGAGTTCTACACCGCCGGCACCGCCGACTGGGCCTGGACCGATGCCTCGCTGGCCCCACTGATCGACGGGCCGTTCGGCGACGGACCGGCCCCGGTCGCCATCCACACCGGCACGCTGGCACTGGCCCTGCAGCCCTCCGGGATGGTCATCGAGCGGCTGCTGCAGCGGGCCCGGGAGAGGATGACGGTCTCCGTCGACCCGAACCTGCGCACTCTCCTGGTACCGGTCGAGACCTACCGCGCCGTCATCGACCGCTGGGCATCGCTCGCCGACATCGTCCGGCTCTCCGAGGACGACCTGGAGCAACTGTGGCCGGGCTGGACCCCGGAGCAGGCGGCCGTGCACCTGCACCAGCAGGGGGTGCCGCTCGCGGTGATCAGCCTCGGCGCGGCCGGCGCCTTCGCCTCGTTGCGTGGCGAGACGGTCCGGGTGCCGATCGCCCCGACGACGCTGGTCGACACCGTCGGCGCCGGCGACTCCTTCCACGGCGGCCTGCTGCACCACCTCGCCGGGGCCGGGCTGCTCGGCGGCCGGCTGGGCGAGCTGACCATCGAGAGCCTGCACGAGGCACTGACCTTCGCCTCCCGTGTCTCGGCGATCACCTGTTCCCGGGCCGGCGCGAACCCGCCCTGGGCGAACGAGCTCTGA